In Carassius gibelio isolate Cgi1373 ecotype wild population from Czech Republic chromosome B13, carGib1.2-hapl.c, whole genome shotgun sequence, one genomic interval encodes:
- the LOC127970513 gene encoding E3 SUMO-protein ligase ZBED1-like, with amino-acid sequence MDGDIVTLSRADLANVEEIVKTLKPVKDATVFMSEESSPTVSLIAPVYAQLLQSMSDTIGDQPLILDVKNAIKTDLLKRYNSEAEKKILHTSSALDPRFKGLPFLTEEERLDVSAGVTSEAASLEERKQRTEADEAPGRTGSSGTKEELLSVDDNVSDSAGPSAPKRRASSLLLSLLGPAFINDTSEPAVQSKTADASAEEEMALYCRSPAVPLSEDPLDWWHRHKGTFPLLSRLAKRYLCIPGTSVPAERVFSTAGDVITAKRSALKPDHVDQLVFLHKNLEIPKC; translated from the exons atggatggtgaCATCGTCACTCTCAGCAGAGCTGATCTGGCTAATGTGGAGGAAATAGTGAAGACATTAAAACCAGTGAAGGATGCCACTGTGTTTATGTCAGAGGAGAGCAGTCCTACAGTCAGCCTAATTGCACCAGTATATGCCCAACTCCTCCAGAGCATGTCCGACACTATTGGAGACCAACCACTGATCCTTGATGTGAAGAATGCCATTAAAACAGATCTCCTTAAGAGGTACAATAGTGAGGCAGAGAAAAAGATCCTTCATACATCCTCTGCCCTGGATCCTCGCTTTAAGGGGTTACCTTTCCTGACAGAGGAGGAGAGATTGGATGTCTCCGCAGGAGTGACTTCAGAGGCTGCATCCCTGGAGGAG agaaaacagagaacaGAAGCAGATGAAGCGCCTGGCAGAACAGGAAGTTCAGGAACCAAGGAAGAGTTGCTGTCCGTGGATGACAATGTGTCAGACTCAGCAGGCCCCTCCGCTCCCAAAAGAAGGGCCTCATCACTGCTTTTAAGTTTGCTGGGACCTGCTTTCATCAATGACACCAGTGAACCTGCAGTACAAAGTAAGACCGCCGATGCCAGTGCTGAGGAGGAAATGGCCTTGTACTGTAGATCCCCAGCTGTGCCTCTCTCTGAGGATCCCTTGGACTGGTGGCATCGCCATAAGGGCACATTTCCTCTCCTCTCTAGGTTAGCAAAGAGATACTTGTGCATCCCCGGGACAAGTGTGCCAGCAGAGAGAGTCTTCTCCACTGCAGGAGATGTTATCACTGCAAAAAGAAGCGCTCTCAAACCGGACCATGTCGATCAGCTTGTGTTTTTGCACAAGAACCTTGAAATTCCCAAATGCTAA